One window of Cumulibacter soli genomic DNA carries:
- a CDS encoding gamma carbonic anhydrase family protein, giving the protein MPMYEFEGKAPQIHATAFIAPTASLIGDVQVEEGASVWYGTVLRGDFGPIFIRRGANVQDNSTLHGGPDGTEIGEGATVGHNCVVHGAHVGKEALIGNGSIVLDGAHIGDGTLIAAGSTVTPGTQIGDFRMALGTPAQDRGEISGGPQKWATTNQQIYRDLAQRHRASIVDVT; this is encoded by the coding sequence ATGCCCATGTACGAGTTTGAGGGAAAGGCGCCGCAGATCCACGCCACGGCGTTCATTGCACCGACTGCCAGCCTGATCGGCGACGTACAGGTCGAGGAGGGCGCATCGGTCTGGTACGGCACGGTGCTGCGTGGGGATTTCGGGCCGATCTTCATTCGTCGCGGGGCAAATGTGCAGGACAACTCGACGCTGCACGGCGGCCCAGATGGCACCGAAATAGGCGAAGGTGCCACCGTCGGACACAATTGTGTGGTGCACGGCGCGCATGTCGGAAAGGAAGCGTTAATCGGTAACGGCAGCATCGTGCTGGACGGCGCGCACATCGGCGATGGCACGCTCATCGCCGCAGGGTCAACTGTCACTCCCGGGACTCAGATCGGGGATTTTCGAATGGCGCTAGGCACGCCAGCGCAAGATCGCGGCGAGATCAGTGGTGGGCCCCAGAAATGGGCGACCACGAACCAACAGATCTACCGCGATCTCGCACAACGTCATCGCGCCAGCATTGTCGACGTGACTTAA
- a CDS encoding histone-like nucleoid-structuring protein Lsr2 has translation MARRTVVVDDIDGTEDAREVTFSLDGETWRIDLSEENRERLRDALSEFIESGVKISGMRGMRARSVRTSGVDLGAVRVWARENGYKVSDRGRVPRHVLDAYEQA, from the coding sequence ATGGCGCGAAGGACTGTTGTCGTTGACGATATCGACGGCACCGAGGATGCCCGTGAGGTGACGTTCTCGCTCGATGGTGAGACATGGCGCATCGACCTTTCCGAAGAGAACCGTGAACGTCTGCGGGATGCGCTGAGCGAATTCATCGAGTCGGGCGTAAAGATCAGCGGAATGCGCGGTATGCGAGCTCGGTCGGTGCGCACGAGTGGTGTCGACCTTGGTGCGGTGCGGGTGTGGGCGCGCGAGAACGGCTACAAGGTGAGTGATCGCGGTCGGGTGCCGCGTCACGTATTGGATGCCTACGAACAGGCTTAA
- a CDS encoding NAD(P)H-dependent flavin oxidoreductase, with protein MAESLRSLLETLRIPAIAAPMLRVSELDLALSACRAGIVGSFPTVNARTTDRLDEWLGTLDDAQADGAAPYCPNLIIKAPTLTEHLAAICAHETKLVITSVGSPAPVVGPLHDAGAYVLADVGSVAHAKRAAAVGVDGLVLLTAGAGGQTGWLNPFAFASAVREFFDGVLIVAGGMSDGASLLAARAAGYDAGYLGTKLIATNESAAAPAYKQMLVSSSMDDVMLTRAFTGLQTNMLRPSIAAAGIDPDELDEHITPDLAGRLFGQTSDGPRRWQDIWSAGHTVSGVGELSSVDEIVDELERQYVAARRHVHTLTADPR; from the coding sequence ATGGCCGAGTCACTACGCTCGCTGCTCGAGACGTTACGTATCCCCGCGATCGCGGCGCCAATGTTGCGGGTTTCGGAACTGGATCTAGCGCTCTCCGCCTGCCGCGCTGGGATCGTCGGCTCGTTCCCCACCGTGAACGCTCGCACCACCGATCGCCTCGATGAGTGGCTTGGCACCCTCGACGACGCGCAGGCCGATGGCGCCGCGCCGTACTGCCCTAACTTGATCATCAAGGCGCCCACGCTGACCGAACACCTCGCGGCGATATGCGCACACGAGACGAAACTGGTGATTACCAGCGTCGGTTCGCCTGCACCCGTTGTCGGCCCGCTGCACGACGCCGGCGCCTACGTGCTGGCCGACGTCGGCAGCGTCGCACACGCGAAACGCGCGGCCGCGGTCGGCGTGGACGGGCTGGTCTTGCTCACTGCCGGAGCCGGCGGGCAGACCGGTTGGCTCAATCCGTTCGCCTTCGCTTCAGCGGTCCGCGAGTTCTTCGACGGCGTACTGATCGTCGCCGGCGGCATGTCGGACGGCGCATCGCTGCTGGCGGCGCGCGCCGCAGGGTACGACGCCGGTTACCTCGGCACGAAACTCATCGCGACCAATGAGAGCGCGGCAGCGCCGGCGTACAAGCAGATGCTGGTGTCCAGTTCGATGGACGACGTGATGCTGACTCGCGCATTCACCGGTCTGCAGACAAATATGTTGCGTCCCTCGATCGCCGCGGCCGGGATCGACCCCGACGAGCTCGATGAGCACATCACCCCAGACCTCGCCGGTCGCCTCTTTGGGCAGACCTCCGACGGCCCACGTCGCTGGCAGGACATCTGGAGCGCCGGCCACACGGTCTCCGGAGTTGGCGAACTGAGCTCGGTCGACGAGATCGTCGACGAGTTGGAACGGCAGTACGTCGCCGCCCGGCGCCACGTCCATACTCTCACCGCAGACCCGCGCTAA
- a CDS encoding AMP-binding protein codes for MQLNDHQGGPTMARLTRRTLTAHPDRVAFSWDGGSATYAQTEAMIGQFQKVLADAGLQHGQGVAALGGNRIEVWALGQAVQSSGMYTTWLHPMGGLSDQLFQIEDSGVSALVLDETHFAERTTALAAEAKARGLVVFTMGPSEVADDLASAAERVGAQPMQMIGQADDLAIVNYTGGTTGRPKGAQRRQANQIRGAIDIISDFNIPRGANYLLVAPMSHVAGTNILPTLIKGGTVHMLTGFDPAKVLETIERERINFALFVPTMIYAMLDHPDIATRDLSSLELVLYGASPMSVSRLREGIEKIGPVFAQLYGQTELYPVSMLTKDDHDLSRPELLLSCGRPVVGVDVSIRDDRNNEVAIGEIGELCVRGASAMDSYWKRPDITAETIVDGWLHTGDVGRQDAEGYLYIVDRKKDMIISGGFNVFPREVEDALTAHPAVATAAVYGVPDDRWGEQVTAAVVLKPGASATSEDLIAQVRELKGPVQSPKAVHIVDELPQTAVGKIDKKVLRERENG; via the coding sequence ATGCAGCTGAACGACCATCAGGGTGGACCCACGATGGCCAGGTTGACCCGCCGCACACTCACGGCGCACCCCGATCGCGTCGCGTTCTCTTGGGACGGCGGCAGCGCTACCTACGCGCAGACCGAGGCGATGATCGGGCAGTTCCAGAAGGTTCTGGCCGACGCGGGATTGCAACACGGCCAGGGCGTCGCGGCACTCGGCGGCAACCGGATCGAAGTGTGGGCGTTGGGTCAAGCAGTGCAGTCGTCGGGTATGTACACCACGTGGCTGCACCCGATGGGCGGGCTGTCCGATCAGTTGTTCCAGATCGAGGACTCCGGCGTCAGCGCGCTCGTACTCGATGAGACTCATTTCGCCGAGCGCACCACCGCTTTGGCTGCCGAAGCCAAAGCACGCGGCCTCGTCGTGTTCACGATGGGGCCCTCCGAAGTGGCTGACGACTTGGCGAGCGCAGCCGAGCGCGTGGGCGCCCAACCGATGCAGATGATCGGGCAGGCCGACGACCTCGCGATCGTGAACTACACCGGCGGCACGACAGGTCGGCCGAAGGGCGCACAGCGACGCCAGGCGAATCAAATTCGCGGCGCGATCGACATCATCTCCGACTTCAACATCCCACGCGGCGCCAACTATCTGTTGGTCGCGCCGATGAGTCACGTCGCGGGCACCAACATCCTGCCGACGCTGATCAAGGGCGGCACCGTGCACATGCTCACCGGGTTTGACCCGGCGAAGGTGCTGGAGACGATCGAGCGCGAGCGGATCAACTTTGCGCTGTTCGTACCGACCATGATCTATGCGATGCTCGATCACCCGGATATCGCCACGCGCGACCTGTCGTCGCTGGAGTTGGTGCTGTACGGCGCGTCGCCGATGTCAGTGAGCCGGTTACGTGAGGGCATCGAGAAGATCGGGCCAGTGTTCGCGCAACTGTACGGACAGACCGAGCTCTACCCCGTCTCGATGCTGACCAAGGATGACCACGACCTTTCACGGCCGGAACTGCTGCTGTCCTGCGGGCGGCCAGTGGTCGGGGTCGATGTGTCGATCCGCGACGATCGCAACAACGAGGTCGCCATCGGCGAGATCGGCGAACTGTGCGTGCGCGGCGCCAGCGCAATGGACTCCTACTGGAAGCGCCCGGACATCACCGCCGAAACAATCGTGGACGGTTGGCTACACACCGGCGACGTCGGCCGGCAGGACGCCGAGGGTTACCTCTATATCGTCGATCGCAAGAAAGACATGATCATCTCCGGCGGATTCAACGTGTTTCCGCGTGAGGTTGAGGATGCGCTCACCGCGCACCCCGCGGTCGCGACCGCAGCGGTGTACGGCGTCCCCGACGATCGGTGGGGCGAGCAGGTAACGGCGGCCGTCGTGCTGAAGCCGGGTGCGTCGGCCACCTCCGAGGACCTAATCGCTCAGGTACGCGAATTGAAGGGCCCGGTGCAGTCGCCGAAGGCGGTTCACATCGTGGACGAGTTACCGCAAACCGCTGTCGGCAAGATCGATAAGAAGGTCCTACGTGAGCGCGAGAATGGCTGA
- a CDS encoding MFS transporter produces the protein MARRQESLSQDSIEGPAEGATFPGMRVVAGCFLSLMTTAGLAFYGIAVYLNAFSNEKSWSLSSISFATTVFFVVGGVVGLFVARLITRFDARVVMTGGAILGAVALALLGQASSPAQMYLVYVLFACGFGGAGLVPVTTIVTRWFVQRRSVAISIASTGLSVGGMVITPIAKWMTDHWGLSTATPILAVVWLLGTIPFILLLIKPDPTKLGWLPDGKRIVQGSKPPAPTGAKYADAIRSRFFWLMTIAYVMLMAAQVGGIQQLVKLAEERTGATAAAFATFVVAGMSVVARLVGGRIVHLMPMGRFTVILGAFQGLSLVAVSFTHNAVLFFLLLLVFGATVGNILMLQSLIISHRFGVLDYARLFSRSQLIVVLGTAGGPLLLGWLYDLSGTYQISYLVAGCISIAGAGVMLMAGPVNDHDDDPIMARKQKSPAS, from the coding sequence GTGGCACGCCGGCAGGAGTCGCTGAGCCAGGACAGTATCGAGGGTCCGGCCGAGGGCGCCACATTCCCGGGCATGCGAGTGGTGGCGGGCTGCTTCCTATCGCTGATGACGACGGCCGGACTCGCGTTCTACGGCATCGCCGTCTACCTCAACGCCTTCAGCAACGAAAAAAGCTGGTCGCTGTCGTCCATTTCGTTCGCGACGACGGTGTTCTTCGTCGTCGGCGGTGTGGTCGGCCTGTTCGTCGCACGCCTGATCACCAGATTCGACGCTCGCGTGGTGATGACTGGCGGGGCAATCCTCGGCGCCGTCGCGCTCGCGCTGCTCGGCCAGGCGTCCTCTCCCGCTCAGATGTACTTGGTGTACGTGCTGTTCGCTTGCGGATTCGGCGGCGCCGGGCTCGTGCCGGTAACGACCATCGTGACCAGATGGTTCGTCCAGCGACGCTCGGTGGCGATTTCGATCGCCTCCACCGGGCTGTCGGTCGGCGGCATGGTCATCACCCCCATCGCGAAGTGGATGACCGACCATTGGGGCTTGTCGACCGCGACGCCGATCCTGGCAGTCGTGTGGCTCCTCGGCACTATCCCGTTCATCCTCCTGTTGATCAAACCGGACCCAACAAAACTCGGCTGGCTGCCCGACGGAAAGCGGATCGTTCAGGGCAGCAAACCTCCGGCACCGACTGGCGCGAAGTACGCCGACGCGATTCGTTCTCGATTCTTCTGGCTGATGACGATCGCGTACGTGATGCTGATGGCAGCGCAGGTCGGCGGTATTCAGCAGTTGGTCAAGCTGGCGGAGGAACGGACCGGCGCAACGGCTGCCGCCTTCGCCACGTTCGTCGTCGCTGGCATGTCCGTTGTCGCACGGCTGGTGGGCGGGCGGATTGTTCACCTGATGCCGATGGGCAGGTTCACCGTGATCCTCGGCGCTTTCCAAGGACTATCCCTGGTGGCGGTGTCGTTCACGCACAATGCCGTGCTGTTTTTCCTTTTGTTATTGGTATTCGGCGCCACCGTTGGAAACATTTTGATGTTGCAGTCGCTGATCATCAGCCACCGCTTCGGCGTACTGGATTACGCACGCCTGTTCTCCCGCAGCCAGCTCATCGTGGTGTTGGGTACCGCCGGCGGCCCACTACTGCTGGGGTGGCTGTACGACCTCTCCGGCACGTACCAGATCTCGTACCTGGTCGCAGGCTGCATCTCGATCGCGGGCGCCGGCGTGATGCTCATGGCCGGACCAGTCAACGACCATGATGACGACCCGATCATGGCGCGTAAGCAGAAGTCGCCGGCCAGTTAG
- a CDS encoding nitroreductase family protein: protein MDLFEAMRTNGTCRDFRPDPVPEDVLYRAFEAARFGPQGGNRQPLSWVVVRDRELKESLRELYLGPWRAYIRDRVGADIDDPDAPAFVRNATRMAYAMADIPAIAVLCADLSRVEVVDRDLDRTSVVGGASIYPTMQNLALALRAQGVATAVTTLLVGVEDQVKDVLRIPEHLATVAHVMVGYPVKAFPTTLRRRPVEEFVFADRHGEQMFAPAEGD, encoded by the coding sequence ATGGACCTGTTCGAAGCGATGCGTACTAATGGAACCTGCCGGGACTTCCGCCCGGATCCGGTTCCCGAGGACGTCCTTTATCGCGCATTTGAGGCAGCCAGGTTCGGGCCGCAGGGTGGTAACCGTCAGCCGTTGAGTTGGGTCGTCGTACGGGATCGGGAACTCAAGGAGTCGCTGCGCGAGCTATACCTTGGGCCCTGGCGCGCGTATATCCGCGACCGGGTCGGCGCCGATATTGATGATCCAGATGCCCCCGCATTCGTCCGCAATGCGACCCGAATGGCGTACGCGATGGCCGATATCCCCGCGATCGCTGTGCTGTGCGCTGATCTGAGTCGGGTCGAGGTAGTCGATCGCGACCTCGACCGCACCAGCGTGGTGGGTGGCGCGAGCATCTACCCGACGATGCAGAATCTCGCGCTGGCGCTTCGGGCTCAGGGGGTCGCGACCGCTGTGACGACCCTGCTCGTGGGCGTCGAAGATCAGGTCAAGGACGTGCTGCGGATTCCTGAGCACCTCGCCACCGTCGCGCATGTGATGGTCGGATATCCCGTCAAGGCGTTCCCGACCACGCTACGACGGCGCCCCGTCGAGGAGTTCGTGTTCGCTGATCGCCACGGTGAGCAGATGTTCGCGCCCGCCGAGGGCGACTAA
- a CDS encoding ABC transporter substrate-binding protein: MKRTPMKVMTAGTVAAALLLSGCSTKASDDSGGGSDGDLKTDFGVTDDEITLLELSDLSGVFKVISLAFTNGTKVWADEVNDAGGICGRDIKLEIQDTNYKVENAVPLYEQHKDDALGQINLGGSHILAALKQKVENENMLTVPASWASVNLETDAVMMVGQTYDVETINGLAYLQEEGLIADGDKVGHIYVDSEYGQNGLMGSKAYAKDHDITVVEAPISASDTDLTATVTKLKSAGVTAIAITTPPAALGSAAVQNVQQGLEVPIIGNNPSYAPNLLEDEGVAKALEHFYMSSSVVPFGTGNDKADEVLAAAQELAPDDEPNIGIINGYTWGLAWQAVLEKACDNGDMTREGVVSAKNEVDSVESEGLTGALDFTVPGAPSSREAYIVVADGEKPGGLATAKDLFSSPEAEAYKAPAQK, encoded by the coding sequence ATGAAGCGCACCCCGATGAAGGTCATGACCGCGGGAACTGTTGCGGCCGCCCTGCTGCTGTCCGGTTGCAGCACGAAGGCTAGCGATGACTCCGGCGGCGGTTCCGACGGCGACCTGAAGACCGATTTCGGCGTTACCGACGACGAGATCACGTTGCTCGAACTCTCGGATTTGTCGGGTGTCTTCAAGGTCATTTCGCTGGCGTTCACGAATGGCACCAAGGTGTGGGCGGACGAGGTCAATGACGCCGGCGGTATCTGCGGGCGCGATATCAAGCTCGAGATTCAGGACACCAACTACAAGGTGGAGAATGCGGTCCCGCTGTACGAGCAGCACAAGGACGACGCCCTCGGCCAGATCAACCTCGGTGGTTCACACATTCTCGCCGCGCTCAAGCAGAAGGTCGAGAACGAGAACATGCTGACCGTCCCGGCGTCCTGGGCCTCGGTCAACCTGGAAACCGACGCGGTGATGATGGTCGGGCAGACCTACGACGTCGAGACGATCAACGGTTTGGCTTACCTACAAGAAGAAGGTTTGATCGCCGACGGCGACAAGGTCGGACACATCTACGTCGACTCCGAGTACGGCCAGAACGGTCTAATGGGTTCGAAGGCGTACGCCAAGGACCACGACATCACCGTCGTCGAAGCCCCGATCTCGGCCTCCGATACCGACCTCACCGCGACTGTCACCAAGCTCAAGAGCGCCGGTGTCACCGCGATCGCGATCACCACCCCGCCGGCCGCGCTCGGCTCCGCTGCCGTCCAGAACGTGCAGCAGGGCCTCGAGGTCCCGATCATCGGCAATAACCCTTCGTACGCCCCGAACCTGCTGGAAGACGAAGGGGTCGCGAAGGCGCTGGAGCACTTCTATATGTCCTCCTCGGTTGTGCCGTTCGGCACAGGCAACGACAAGGCGGACGAAGTCCTGGCCGCTGCCCAGGAACTAGCGCCGGACGACGAGCCCAACATCGGCATCATCAACGGTTACACCTGGGGTCTCGCGTGGCAGGCTGTGCTGGAGAAGGCCTGCGACAACGGCGATATGACGCGCGAGGGTGTTGTGTCTGCCAAGAATGAAGTCGACAGCGTCGAGTCCGAGGGACTCACCGGCGCCCTGGACTTCACCGTCCCCGGAGCCCCGAGCAGCCGCGAGGCTTACATCGTCGTCGCGGACGGCGAAAAGCCCGGCGGTCTGGCTACCGCCAAGGACCTGTTCTCCTCACCCGAAGCCGAGGCGTACAAGGCTCCCGCGCAGAAGTAG
- a CDS encoding CaiB/BaiF CoA transferase family protein translates to MLEKALDGLKVLDMSRILAGPWCTQNLADLGADVIKVENPKGGDDVRSWGPPYPDGTGPEHGFSSYFMAANRGKRSLAVSFADADGLEILKKLAAESDILVENYKAGTLARYGLGYEQLKEINPRLIYCSITGYGQSGPMAHKPGYDFVFQGTGGLMSYTGQPDGRPGAEPLRAGISLMDLSSGLYSTSAILAAVIQRANTGEGQYIDFALLDASVAMNANMAQTYLISGVPPKRFGNAHPTISPYEVYATSDSYMILAVGNDSQFAKFCQVAGRPEVAEDERFRANAGRVANRDELRVVVTEILSTRTRAEWAEGLEAAGVPWGPINNLAEVFEDPQVQHREMLKEVVHPVTGPHPQVRNPMLAGAPFDPSAAPPLNGEHTEQVLESLGYTHADIAALAEAGTVGIWRSPDEAGPAGEISVV, encoded by the coding sequence ATGCTCGAGAAGGCCCTTGATGGACTGAAGGTCCTCGACATGTCCCGGATCCTCGCGGGTCCGTGGTGCACCCAGAACCTCGCGGACCTCGGCGCCGACGTGATCAAAGTCGAGAATCCGAAGGGCGGGGACGATGTCCGTTCGTGGGGGCCGCCGTACCCGGATGGCACCGGACCAGAGCACGGGTTCTCGTCGTACTTCATGGCCGCAAACCGCGGTAAGCGATCGCTCGCGGTCAGTTTCGCTGATGCCGACGGACTCGAGATCCTGAAGAAGCTCGCTGCCGAGAGCGACATTCTTGTGGAGAACTACAAGGCGGGGACGCTAGCTCGGTACGGCCTCGGATACGAGCAGCTCAAAGAGATCAACCCCCGGCTGATCTACTGCTCGATCACCGGGTACGGCCAGAGTGGGCCGATGGCGCACAAGCCGGGATACGACTTTGTTTTCCAGGGAACCGGCGGCCTTATGAGCTACACCGGCCAACCCGACGGTCGGCCCGGCGCCGAGCCACTGCGCGCCGGTATCTCGCTGATGGACCTGTCGTCTGGCCTCTATTCGACGTCCGCAATCCTGGCGGCAGTGATCCAGCGTGCCAACACCGGCGAAGGTCAATACATCGATTTCGCGCTGCTGGACGCGTCCGTCGCGATGAACGCGAACATGGCGCAGACCTACCTGATCAGCGGCGTGCCGCCGAAGCGGTTCGGTAACGCGCACCCGACGATTTCACCGTACGAGGTGTACGCGACATCGGACAGCTACATGATTCTCGCCGTGGGAAACGACTCTCAGTTCGCAAAATTCTGCCAGGTCGCTGGTCGTCCGGAGGTTGCCGAGGACGAGCGATTCCGCGCGAATGCCGGTCGAGTGGCAAACCGCGACGAACTGCGGGTGGTCGTTACCGAAATCCTGTCGACGCGCACTCGGGCCGAATGGGCCGAGGGGCTGGAGGCCGCCGGTGTGCCGTGGGGGCCGATCAACAACCTCGCCGAGGTATTCGAGGATCCGCAAGTGCAGCACCGGGAGATGCTCAAGGAGGTCGTGCACCCAGTGACCGGTCCACATCCCCAGGTGCGCAACCCGATGCTCGCCGGTGCGCCTTTCGATCCGTCAGCGGCGCCGCCACTGAATGGCGAACACACCGAGCAGGTACTCGAGTCCTTGGGCTACACGCATGCTGACATCGCTGCGCTCGCCGAAGCAGGGACCGTAGGGATCTGGCGCTCGCCGGATGAGGCAGGTCCTGCCGGCGAGATCAGCGTCGTCTGA
- a CDS encoding acyl-CoA thioesterase: MTHVLDEAIALEQIGPDRFCGRTTEPYANMIGPYGGITAAVLQNSVIQHPDVLGEPIALTVNFAAAVKYGSFEITARPVRTNRSSQHWVMELSQDGQVAATATAVTAAHRDGWTETESQMPIVPEPHDVATGTRSTAEWLNRYEMRHIGRPGATVADPFYLDGESGESSHMALWTREVPPRPVDYASLTAFCDVYFPRVFVRHGKAVPISTVSMTAYFHATKDELNHHGDDYILGVVHGDAFRRGFYDHVGQLWSRNGTLLATTHQLVYYKA; the protein is encoded by the coding sequence ATGACCCACGTGCTTGACGAGGCCATTGCGCTTGAGCAGATTGGCCCCGACCGGTTCTGTGGCCGGACAACCGAGCCGTACGCCAACATGATCGGACCGTACGGCGGAATCACCGCAGCAGTGTTGCAGAACTCGGTGATCCAGCACCCCGACGTGCTCGGCGAGCCGATCGCGTTGACAGTGAACTTCGCGGCCGCCGTGAAGTATGGTTCGTTCGAGATCACCGCGCGGCCGGTGCGCACCAACCGGTCCTCGCAGCATTGGGTCATGGAACTCTCGCAGGACGGCCAGGTGGCCGCGACGGCGACCGCGGTCACCGCGGCGCACCGCGATGGCTGGACCGAAACTGAAAGCCAGATGCCGATCGTGCCGGAGCCGCATGACGTGGCGACGGGGACACGTTCGACGGCAGAGTGGCTCAATCGTTACGAGATGCGACACATCGGCCGTCCCGGGGCAACGGTCGCTGATCCGTTCTACCTGGACGGCGAGTCAGGGGAGAGCAGCCACATGGCGCTGTGGACTCGTGAGGTGCCGCCGAGGCCGGTCGACTATGCGTCGCTTACTGCCTTCTGCGACGTGTACTTCCCGCGTGTCTTTGTGCGGCACGGTAAGGCGGTTCCGATCAGCACGGTGTCGATGACGGCTTACTTCCACGCGACGAAGGATGAACTCAACCACCACGGTGACGACTACATCCTCGGCGTCGTACACGGTGATGCCTTCCGCCGCGGTTTCTACGACCACGTCGGTCAGCTGTGGAGCCGTAACGGCACGCTGCTGGCGACCACTCACCAACTCGTCTACTACAAAGCGTGA
- a CDS encoding acyl-CoA dehydrogenase family protein — MNIRDEVREFLASAWTPGMDSATFLQAAVDTGWLAPTWSADWYGRGLSAEDAEIVGEEFRRVGAPGRADRDHLHARVIYELGSDQLKSTYLRDLLTHTVSGCLLYSEPGAGSDLASVRTSVVREGDQWRVNGQKVWTSGARTAAYGLLAARSNRDVPKHRGMTFFVIPMKQEGIEVRPLVQITGDAHFNEVFFTDAWVDDANRLGEVDDGWRVLMTALGYERLVMGARGVGSRASDPTYVGTGDDLLALAERHGRLEDPVIADQIADIYAERTAARLNAARYAAEGKGQDAAAMSLGKLMMSRILHGTAGLRRDIVGAEALYDERADPPSDGEVANFFTLDAYFTSIGGGTDQVQRNIISERMLGLPKDKDASKDIPFRDVRS; from the coding sequence GTGAATATCCGCGACGAGGTACGTGAATTCCTGGCGTCGGCGTGGACGCCAGGTATGGACTCAGCGACGTTCCTGCAGGCCGCGGTCGACACGGGCTGGCTGGCTCCGACCTGGAGCGCCGACTGGTACGGACGAGGATTATCCGCCGAGGACGCTGAGATCGTCGGTGAAGAGTTCCGTCGCGTTGGCGCACCGGGCCGCGCCGACCGAGATCACCTGCACGCGCGAGTGATCTACGAGCTCGGCTCCGACCAGTTGAAATCGACCTATCTGCGCGATTTGCTGACGCACACCGTTAGCGGTTGTCTGCTGTACTCCGAGCCGGGAGCCGGCTCCGACCTGGCGAGTGTGCGCACCAGCGTCGTCCGCGAGGGCGACCAATGGCGGGTCAATGGCCAAAAGGTATGGACCTCCGGCGCACGCACCGCGGCGTACGGTCTGCTTGCCGCGCGCAGCAACCGCGATGTCCCCAAACATCGCGGTATGACGTTCTTCGTGATCCCGATGAAGCAAGAGGGAATTGAGGTGCGGCCGCTGGTGCAGATCACCGGCGACGCGCACTTCAACGAGGTGTTCTTCACCGATGCGTGGGTCGATGACGCAAATCGGCTCGGTGAGGTCGACGACGGCTGGCGGGTACTGATGACTGCGCTCGGCTACGAGCGTCTCGTGATGGGCGCCCGCGGCGTCGGATCCCGCGCCAGCGACCCCACGTACGTCGGTACCGGGGATGATCTACTGGCTCTTGCCGAGCGCCATGGCCGCCTTGAAGACCCGGTCATCGCTGACCAGATCGCTGATATATATGCCGAACGTACGGCCGCTCGGCTGAATGCGGCACGGTATGCGGCCGAGGGCAAGGGGCAGGACGCCGCAGCAATGTCGCTGGGGAAGTTGATGATGTCGCGGATCCTGCACGGTACGGCCGGTTTGCGTCGCGATATCGTTGGAGCCGAAGCGTTGTACGACGAGCGCGCGGATCCACCGAGCGATGGGGAAGTGGCAAACTTCTTCACTCTCGACGCGTACTTCACGTCCATCGGTGGCGGCACCGACCAGGTGCAACGCAACATCATCAGCGAACGGATGCTGGGATTGCCGAAGGACAAGGACGCATCGAAGGACATCCCGTTCCGCGACGTCCGTAGTTAG